A section of the Paramisgurnus dabryanus chromosome 4, PD_genome_1.1, whole genome shotgun sequence genome encodes:
- the LOC135786160 gene encoding uncharacterized protein, whose amino-acid sequence MVIKKISNGSIVVDSALQFDNNGTSPNTTDVKQVLIDALANGNVTIKISNDTINVTAPATTVTPVTPTNATNTTSNTALFTLVFSIVDTFNDTLSNMSSSDATTLKTKIISQFGSVFRKRFTNYLQMLIQKFSKGSIVTSSSLEFNSTGGTVAAQDVVDTIISGIKNGNFTFNIDQKSIKVTDSSGNTASSSSRVITSMLTVLLMTLASLLLSGVINL is encoded by the exons ATGGTTATTAAGAAAATCAG CAATGGCTCTATTGTGGTAGATTCAGCTCTTCAATTTGACAACAATGGCACTTCTCCTAATACCACAGACGTGAAGCAAGTCCTTATCGATGCACTTGCAAATGGAAATGTGACCATCAAAATCAGCAATGACACCATCAACGTTACGGCACCTGCCACAACTG TTACACCCGTGACACCTACTAATGCCACAAATACTACCTCAAATACTGCACTGTTTACTTTAGTATTCAGCATTGTGGACACCTTCAATGATACCTTGTCAAATATGTCCTCATCTGATGCTACAactctaaaaacaaaaatcATCAGTCAG TTTGGTAGTGTTTTCAGGAAACGTTTTACAAACTATCTGCAAATGCTAATTCAGAAATTCAG CAAAGGCTCCATTGTGACGAGCAGTTCACTTGAGTTTAACAGCACTGGCGGTACAGTTGCAGCACAGGATGTGGTCGACACAATTATCTCAGGAATTAAAAATGGAAATTTCACCTTCAATATCGATCAGAAATCCATCAAAGTTACAGACTCATCAGGAAACACGG CGTCCTCCAGTTCTCGAGTGATCACTAGTATGCTCACAGTTCTGTTGATGACTCTAGCATCACTTCTGCTGTCAGGAGTGATCAACCTATAA